In one window of Rhizobium sp. ACO-34A DNA:
- a CDS encoding cation transporter, translated as MSAVGNQKTGFVFTGWHMAAILVTFFGVVITVNMTMAYFASSTWSGLVVQNTYIASQEFNGKAAAIRGMLATGIKGKLDVKDGKIAYTLTLPGDEPVVADEVTAHFKRPVGEHQDFFATLVPTGNGVYVAEHDVAHGHWIVEMKAMKGGQLIMHEANRIAVIGEQK; from the coding sequence ATGAGTGCTGTAGGCAATCAAAAGACAGGCTTCGTTTTCACCGGCTGGCATATGGCCGCCATTCTGGTGACGTTCTTCGGGGTCGTCATCACCGTCAACATGACGATGGCCTATTTCGCTTCGTCGACATGGAGCGGTCTGGTGGTGCAGAACACCTACATCGCCAGTCAGGAATTCAACGGCAAGGCGGCAGCGATCCGCGGCATGCTGGCGACCGGCATCAAGGGCAAGCTCGACGTCAAGGACGGCAAGATCGCCTATACGCTCACGCTTCCCGGCGACGAGCCTGTCGTCGCCGACGAGGTCACCGCCCATTTCAAACGGCCGGTCGGTGAGCATCAAGATTTCTTCGCGACGCTCGTCCCGACCGGTAACGGCGTCTACGTTGCAGAACATGATGTTGCCCATGGCCACTGGATCGTCGAGATGAAAGCGATGAAGGGCGGCCAGCTGATCATGCATGAAGCCAACCGCATCGCGGTTATTGGAGAACAGAAATGA
- a CDS encoding cbb3-type cytochrome oxidase assembly protein CcoS: protein MNMLIYLIPIALFLGGLGLFAFLWSLKSGQYEDLEGAAWRVLDDADDRPET, encoded by the coding sequence ATGAACATGCTCATCTACCTGATCCCGATCGCGCTGTTTCTCGGTGGGCTGGGATTGTTTGCCTTCCTCTGGTCGCTGAAGAGCGGTCAGTATGAGGATCTCGAGGGCGCCGCATGGCGCGTCCTCGACGATGCCGACGACCGCCCCGAGACCTGA
- a CDS encoding nitrogen fixation protein FixI has product MSCCAAGTEGALEIERAGHALPSSEELRLSSRDVGEGLHQVDLSVPAVHCGTCITTIEGVLRGLPEVQRARVNLSTKRVSVVWKDEVDGQPTDPVGIARAIASTGYESHLFTPAEEASDELRNQLVRAVAVSGFAATNIMLLSVSVWSGADAATRDMFHWISAMIAAPALIYAGRFFYQSAWNAIRHGRTNMDVPIAIGITLSYFISLWETINHGEHAWFDATASLLFFLLIGRTLDHMMRDRARSAISGLARLSPRGAMVVAADGSREYRPLEEIRVGDKVAVAAGDRVPVDGLILSGASDMDVSIVNGESAPLQVEAGSTVQAGTLSLTGSLVIEATATAKNSFLAEVINLMEAAEGGRARYRRIADRAAQFYSPAVHLTAFITFMSWGFYDGDWKHALLVAVAVLIITCPCALGLAVPVVQVVAAGRLFKSGIMVKDGSAMERLAEIDTVAFDKTGTLTLGKPRLIDIADVDASAFAIAAGLAAHSRHPLSEALWQAATVPAKVFASVAEIPGAGVEAEASEGTYRLGSRKFALGDAADQSADHAFSEVVLSLDGRELQAFRFEDTLRPGAEAAIALLKKQGYSIGILSGDRAAVVGALARRLGIDNWKAELAPREKAEFCASVQAEGHRLLMVGDGINDAPALAAAHVSIAPATAADVGRQAADFVFMRQNLESIAFAIEASRRAGRLIRENFALAIGYNLIAVPIAILGYATPLIAAVAMSTSSIIVVVNALRLNRLNLRSEGETSQPAAGFPAPNARLAS; this is encoded by the coding sequence ATGAGCTGCTGCGCAGCCGGCACGGAAGGGGCGCTCGAAATCGAGCGGGCAGGTCATGCCCTGCCGAGTTCTGAGGAGTTGCGGCTCTCCAGCCGCGACGTTGGCGAAGGCCTGCATCAGGTCGACCTGAGTGTGCCGGCCGTGCATTGCGGCACCTGTATCACCACTATCGAAGGCGTACTCCGCGGGCTTCCCGAAGTGCAGCGGGCGCGCGTCAATCTTTCGACCAAGCGCGTTTCCGTGGTGTGGAAGGATGAAGTCGATGGACAGCCGACGGATCCCGTCGGCATCGCCAGAGCCATCGCCTCGACCGGCTATGAATCGCACCTCTTCACACCGGCAGAGGAGGCTTCCGACGAACTGCGCAACCAGCTGGTTCGCGCCGTTGCGGTCTCGGGTTTCGCGGCCACCAATATCATGCTGCTGTCGGTTTCCGTGTGGTCCGGGGCGGACGCCGCCACACGCGACATGTTCCATTGGATTTCGGCAATGATCGCCGCGCCGGCACTGATCTATGCCGGCCGGTTCTTCTATCAGTCCGCCTGGAATGCGATCCGGCATGGCCGCACCAACATGGACGTGCCGATCGCCATCGGCATCACGCTTTCCTACTTCATTTCGCTCTGGGAGACGATCAACCACGGCGAGCACGCCTGGTTCGACGCGACGGCCTCGCTGCTGTTCTTCCTGCTGATCGGCCGCACGCTCGACCACATGATGCGGGACCGGGCGCGCTCAGCAATCAGCGGTCTTGCACGGCTCAGCCCGCGCGGCGCCATGGTGGTTGCGGCAGACGGTTCGCGCGAATACCGGCCGCTTGAGGAAATCCGCGTCGGCGACAAGGTGGCGGTCGCCGCCGGGGATCGTGTGCCGGTGGATGGCCTCATTCTTTCCGGCGCCAGCGACATGGACGTGTCGATCGTCAATGGCGAGAGCGCTCCGCTTCAGGTCGAGGCCGGCAGCACCGTGCAGGCGGGCACGCTCAGCCTGACCGGTTCCCTGGTGATCGAAGCGACCGCAACGGCCAAGAATTCCTTCCTTGCGGAAGTGATCAACCTGATGGAAGCCGCCGAAGGGGGCAGGGCGCGCTATCGCCGCATCGCCGACCGCGCCGCGCAATTTTATTCGCCCGCCGTGCACCTGACTGCCTTCATCACCTTCATGTCCTGGGGCTTTTACGACGGCGACTGGAAGCATGCGCTGCTGGTGGCCGTCGCGGTGCTCATCATCACATGCCCCTGCGCGCTCGGCCTTGCTGTGCCGGTGGTGCAGGTCGTTGCTGCGGGACGTCTCTTCAAGTCTGGCATTATGGTGAAGGACGGTTCGGCCATGGAACGGTTGGCCGAGATAGACACCGTCGCCTTCGACAAGACCGGCACCTTGACGCTGGGCAAGCCGAGATTGATCGATATCGCCGACGTGGATGCCAGCGCCTTTGCCATTGCTGCGGGACTTGCCGCCCATTCGCGCCATCCGCTTTCCGAGGCGCTGTGGCAGGCCGCAACGGTGCCCGCGAAGGTGTTCGCCTCGGTGGCCGAGATCCCCGGTGCGGGCGTCGAGGCTGAGGCCAGCGAGGGAACCTATCGGCTTGGCAGCCGCAAGTTTGCGCTTGGCGATGCGGCAGATCAGTCTGCCGATCATGCTTTTTCGGAAGTCGTCCTGTCGCTTGATGGGCGCGAGCTGCAGGCATTCCGTTTCGAGGATACGTTGCGTCCCGGCGCGGAGGCTGCCATCGCGCTTCTCAAGAAGCAGGGCTATTCCATCGGCATTCTCTCCGGTGACCGCGCCGCGGTGGTCGGCGCGCTTGCCAGGCGGCTCGGCATCGACAACTGGAAGGCGGAGCTTGCCCCGCGCGAGAAGGCGGAGTTCTGCGCTTCCGTTCAGGCCGAGGGACACAGGCTGCTGATGGTGGGCGATGGCATCAACGATGCGCCGGCGCTTGCGGCGGCCCATGTTTCCATTGCGCCGGCGACGGCTGCCGATGTCGGCCGGCAGGCTGCGGACTTCGTCTTCATGCGGCAGAATCTCGAATCCATCGCTTTTGCCATCGAGGCTTCGCGCCGGGCAGGGCGGCTGATCCGCGAGAATTTCGCGCTCGCCATCGGCTATAATCTGATTGCCGTTCCGATTGCCATTCTCGGCTATGCCACGCCGCTGATCGCGGCTGTCGCGATGTCCACCTCGTCGATCATCGTTGTCGTCAATGCGCTTCGGCTGAACCGGCTCAACCTGCGCTCGGAAGGGGAAACATCCCAGCCGGCCGCCGGTTTTCCGGCTCCGAATGCAAGGCTTGCGTCATGA